CCGCTACCCGTCCGTGTCGCTCGATCTGCGGCTGTCCGACGAGATCGTCGATCTGGTCGACGACGGCTACGACGTCGCGATCCGGCTCGGCGCGCTGAAGGATTCGACGCTCGTCGCCCGCAAGCTCGCCACCAACCGCCGCGTGCTGTGCTGCTCGCCCGCCTATCTCGCCGAACGCGGCACGCCGCGCCATCCGGCCGACTTGACGCAGCACGAATGCGTGATCCTCGGCGACCAGCGCGACTGGTCGTTCGCGACGCCGCAGGGCCCGCTCACGGTGCGAGTCGGCGGCCGGCTCGTCGCGAGCAACGGCGAGGCGATCCGCGAAGCGCTCGTCGACGGCTTCGGGATCGCGATCAAGTCGACCTGGGACGTCGGCCCGCTGCTCGCGAGCGGCGCGCTCGTCAGCGTGCTCGACGACTATCCGTTCGCGGACGACGTCGCGATCTGGGCCGTCTATCCGAGCCGCGCGCACGTGCCGCTGAAAACGCTCGCGTTCATTG
This DNA window, taken from Burkholderia cenocepacia, encodes the following:
- a CDS encoding LysR family transcriptional regulator gives rise to the protein MTSDPGSDPIPAPDKPLDLLDVALFVRAALLANVTAAGREFGVSAAVASARIAQLERQLGARLLHRTTRRISLTQDGEVFMARADALLAAADAARASVGRGRSEPYGRLKVSMSSSFGRQHVAPVIPAFLRRYPSVSLDLRLSDEIVDLVDDGYDVAIRLGALKDSTLVARKLATNRRVLCCSPAYLAERGTPRHPADLTQHECVILGDQRDWSFATPQGPLTVRVGGRLVASNGEAIREALVDGFGIAIKSTWDVGPLLASGALVSVLDDYPFADDVAIWAVYPSRAHVPLKTLAFIAFLAEHFGDPPYWDRANG